From Triticum urartu cultivar G1812 chromosome 2, Tu2.1, whole genome shotgun sequence, a single genomic window includes:
- the LOC125540932 gene encoding uncharacterized protein LOC125540932 has product MSSSCSSAAVVDEGNAKMAMRGWAGWEEEIVMEDNDGEECKVCYFLRSVPPQDGGKSKRDLAVVGKYWGPGNIAYSADLEFLQSLKTALESGSASARVVTLAMETTQLRWKSRKEVMDWLTSLVLDPPYGAFGFTCPDNHDGASKDTLSTLAAAGENKEGFTWICKLPHLDQHRKHYKSFCREGMRISVHDFVFIKSGGRESHVAYVEDMYEDSSAKNMVLVRWFEEPDGEQGVVFPPDLYRKEILFGYGLQDLRVQFVEGVAAVLNPQHFDMFNKISGEHSSWQPYVCSRQIEDDIVGPFDITQLQGYANQEIVKEIVAVSSSTAVLAKPRNNKGKAEITGMAAENHVGSSSTVFSDKTMQKRKPPACNATPFSSSSIIGDETMEKQKQKSPPCSATPSSYIIDDKTMEKQKQNPPPCSATTSSSVIVDETMDKQKQNQKEMPPPCSRTASSSVIVDKTMEKQKQEQKEMPPPCTATPQSVTNDQTIESNFIPYSMVNYQTTTQNQPPPSGTGTSNAAANDASTMVTPEKMFQPGCCLEALCQDSGVRGCWFKCVVLRRREKDNKVRVRYQDLLNSKDKGQLKEWLKVARIAEPDHLGIRLTERPMLRPQLPTCYRKVEPPVAVGVIVDAWLNGGWWEGIVLQEDNVDHILVYLQGEGILVELKVNSLRKSFEWREEQWIPLDARKDVAAKITLDLKKQKGIRQSAMKKDGGSSSKQKAQKMGEQSRQTAAAATLTAAELAAPSPGLLQPWEEGDDETANSTPQWKRFLDHSYSFKEKRLEEQAKKNKGPTDEAAKPVIEEGDGMSCGDSSPDAKRCRVDPTNSDGLNGAKHKGKARKSSCAKKMGSLEGSSQGDTSGSTSTRCATSVNIVPMEDICITSGEAPVIAMEKSEVIDLTMYD; this is encoded by the exons ATGAGTAGCTCGTGCTCTTCGGCAGCTGTGGTGGATGAGGGTAATGCCAAGATGGCAATGAGGGGCTGGGCCGGGTGGGAGGAGGAGATCGTGATGGAGGACAACGACGGCGAGGAGTGCAAGGTGTGCTACTTCCTCCGCTCTGTGCCGCCCCAAGATGGCGGTAAGAGCAAGAGGGATCTGGCGGTGGTGGGTAAGTATTGGGGACCTGGGAACATAGCCTACTCGGCGGACTTGGAGTTCCTGCAGTCCCTCAAGACGGCGCTGGAGTCTGGGTCGGCGTCCGCTAGGGTGGTGACGCTGGCGATGGAGACCACTCAGCTCAGGTGGAAGTCCAGGAAGGAGGTCATGGACTGGCTCACCTCGCTCGTCTTAG ATCCTCCATATGGAGCCTTTGGATTCACTTGTCCTGACAACCATGATGGTGCATCTAAG GATACCCTCTCAACACTTGCTGCTGCTGGGGAGAACAAAGAAGGGTTCACATGGATATGCAAACTGCCCCATCTTGATCAGCATCGGAAGCATTACAAATCCTTTTGCCGAGAGGGAATGAGAATTTCG GTTCATGATTTTGTGTTCATCAAGAGTGGAGGGAGAGAGAGCCATGTTGCCTATGTGGAAGACATGTATGAAGATAGTAGCGCCAAGAACATGGTGTTGGTACGATGGTTTGAGGAACCTGACGGTGAACAGGGTGTTGTATTTCCCCCCGATCTTTATCGCAAGGAGATCTTATTTGGCTATGGGTTGCAAGATCTGAGGGTTCAATTTGTGGAGGGGGTGGCCGCGGTCCTGAATCCACAACACTTTGACATGTTCAACAAAATAAGTGGAGAGCACAGCAGCTGGCAGCCCTATGTATGCAGTCGGCAGATCGAAGATGACATTGTCGGACCCTTTGACATCACGCAGCTGCAAGGATATGCAAACCAGGAGATCGTAAAGGAAATTGTTGCCGTATCCTCGTCCACAGCGGTGCTGGCCAAGCCACGCAATAACAAAGGTAAAGCTGAAATTACTGGCATGGCCGCCGAGAACCATGTTGGTTCTTCCAGCACTGTCTTCAGTGACAAAACCATGCAGAAGCGGAAGCCACCTGCATGCAATGCAACTCCTTTCAGTTCCAGCTCTATTATCGGTGATGAAACCATGGAGAAGCAGAAGCAGAAGTCTCCTCCATGCAGCGCAACTCCTTCTAGCTATATTATTGATGACAAGACCATGGAGAAGCAGAAGCAGAACCCCCCTCCATGCAGCGCAACTACTTCCAGCTCTGTTATCGTTGACGAAACCATGGATAAGCAGAAACAGAATCAGAAGGAAATGCCCCCTCCCTGTAGCAGAACTGCTTCCAGCTCTGTTATCGTTGATAAAACCATGGAGAAGCAAAAGCAGGAGCAGAAGGAGATGCCCCCTCCATGCACTGCAACTCCACAAAGTGTCACCAATGACCAGACTATCGAAAGCAATTTCATTCCCTATAGCATGGTGAACTATCAGACCACCACGCAGAATCAGCCGCCACCAAGTGGTACTGGTACTAGTAATGCGGCAGCCAATGATGCATCAACCATGGTGACCCCTGAGAAGATGTTCCAGCCTGGTTGCTGTCTTGAAGCCCTGTGCCAAGACAGCGGCGTGAGGGGCTGTTGGTTCAAATGTGTGGTACTCAGGAGGAGGGAGAAAGATAACAAGGTCAGGGTGCGGTACCAAGACCTTTTGAATTCTAAGGATAAAGGACAACTCAAG GAATGGCTCAAAGTTGCAAGAATTGCTGAACCTGACCACCTAGGCATACGCCTTACTGAAAGGCCCATGCTCCGCCCACAGCTCCCAACATGCTACAGGAAGGTCGAGCCTCCGGTGGCTGTCGGGGTCATCGTCGACGCGTGGCTAAATGGAGGATGGTGGGAGGGGATCGTGTTGCAGGAGGACAATGTTGATCACATCCTAGTTTATCTCCAAG GGGAGGGGATACTTGTGGAGCTCAAAGTAAACTCTCTACGAAAGTCATTTGAGTGGCGTGAGGAGCAATGGATACCTCTAGATGCAAGAAAAGATGTTGCAGCCAAGATAACCCTTGACCTGAAGAAGCAGAAGGGCATCCGGCAATCTGCaatgaagaaggatggtgggagcTCTTCCAAACAGAAGGCTCAGAAGATGGGTGAGCAATCTAGACAGACGGCGGCGGCCGCAACACTCACAGCCGCAGAGCTGGCCGCACCAAGCCCAGGACTGTTGCAGCCTTGGGAGGAAGGTGATGATGAAACTGCAAACTCTACTCCTCAATGGAAGAGGTTCCTGGACCATAGCTACTCTTTCAAGGAAAAAAGACTGGAGGAGCAAGCTAAAAAGAACAAGGGTCCTACTGATGAAGCTGCAAAGCCAGTTATAGAGGAGGGAGATGGCATGTCCTGTGGCGATAGCTCACCTGATGCCAAGCGGTGTCGGGTTGATCCTACAAACTCTGATGGCCTGAATGGCGCTAAACACAAGGGTAAGGCTAGAAAATCTTCTTGCGCAAAGAAAATGGGGTCTTTGGAGGGCAGTAGCCAGGGAGACACCAGTGGCTCTACCTCTACTAGATGTGCTACGTCGGTGAACATCGTGCCTATGGAGGATATATGTATAACAAGTGGAGAGGCTCCTGTCATTGCTATGGAAAAATCGGAGGTGATCGACCTGACAATGTACGACTGA